A genome region from Tolypothrix sp. PCC 7712 includes the following:
- a CDS encoding caspase family protein, producing the protein MQRRKFIQFAGTALTTVGLSQFDIISQANRYAQVLAQSTPRKLALLIGINQYPASQRFSDLQGCVTDVNLQQELLIHRFGFSKNDILRLTSDSSDQQPTRSNILTAFEEHLIKQAKPGDVVIFHFSGHGSQLIDPTPVKLCPNQQFNSDLNSTLVPAEDGQNKLVPDIMGRTLFLLMSALQTDNVSFVLDSCHSGGGTRGNFRIRSVPGDDLLPSNEEIAYQQHWLEKLQISAQEFAQQRCAALRKGVVLASAQRKQAAADATFDDFYAGAFTYLLTQYLWQQTSDVGRAIAQLTSGLKMFRTPQKPLADGNQNQPVYFINHKLPPADAVITKVEGKQATIWLGGVDSESLASFDKGAAFTIVDQKGQASAQVQLESRQGLAATVKLQPGGKVASLQPGMLLQESSRVVPANLQLIIGIDPSLAEETNAATQALSQINRIQAVAAKSGNVPYPSDVQYILSRLTANYRQQLQQQNISNLPTVGSIGLFTKGLEIIPQSFGKLGETAPAAVSRLQPIIKSFLAVAIIKKTLNSTTSKLDVEVAMSLVEQPQQPIYKTSTIRSKNNPSASQSVSSQRLPVAKLFQLQVTNNESTPVYLTSLLIDSTGGLVVVFPYQWPATEESTLLAPKTTRTIGDPRQLKLKAIDKGTGEALIIVSRSPLKKAVKTLVALAAELNRSSGPVELREPVEVMGDLLDDLSSDRSGSASTEKEIRVADMATLSIAFEVV; encoded by the coding sequence ATGCAACGCCGTAAATTTATCCAATTTGCAGGAACAGCGCTAACTACAGTAGGTTTGAGCCAATTCGATATTATTAGTCAAGCAAATCGTTACGCTCAAGTTTTGGCACAAAGTACACCCCGTAAATTAGCTTTGTTGATAGGTATTAATCAGTATCCCGCTAGTCAAAGATTTAGTGACTTACAAGGATGTGTGACTGATGTAAACTTACAACAGGAATTATTAATTCACAGGTTTGGTTTTAGTAAAAATGATATTCTGCGGTTAACGAGTGACTCATCTGATCAGCAACCTACACGCAGCAATATATTAACAGCCTTTGAAGAACATTTAATTAAGCAAGCTAAACCAGGAGATGTAGTAATTTTCCATTTTTCTGGTCATGGTTCTCAATTGATTGACCCCACCCCGGTAAAATTATGCCCCAATCAGCAATTTAATAGCGATTTAAACAGTACTCTTGTTCCGGCTGAAGATGGACAAAATAAATTAGTCCCAGATATTATGGGACGGACGCTATTTTTGCTGATGTCTGCATTACAAACAGATAATGTTTCCTTTGTTTTAGATAGTTGTCACTCTGGCGGTGGTACTCGTGGTAATTTTAGAATCCGTTCTGTACCAGGTGATGATTTACTACCCAGTAATGAAGAAATCGCTTATCAACAACATTGGTTAGAAAAATTACAAATTTCTGCACAGGAATTTGCTCAACAGCGCTGTGCAGCATTGCGTAAAGGTGTAGTGCTTGCTAGCGCTCAACGAAAACAAGCAGCAGCAGATGCTACATTCGATGATTTTTATGCAGGTGCATTTACTTACTTATTAACTCAATATTTATGGCAACAAACGAGTGATGTGGGTAGGGCGATCGCACAATTAACTTCTGGTTTAAAGATGTTCAGAACTCCCCAAAAGCCTTTAGCAGATGGGAATCAAAACCAGCCTGTGTATTTTATCAACCACAAGTTACCACCTGCTGATGCTGTAATTACGAAAGTAGAAGGTAAACAGGCTACCATCTGGTTAGGAGGAGTAGACTCAGAAAGCCTAGCCAGCTTTGACAAAGGCGCTGCTTTCACCATAGTGGATCAAAAAGGGCAAGCATCTGCACAAGTGCAATTAGAATCCCGTCAGGGTTTAGCTGCTACCGTGAAGTTGCAACCAGGGGGAAAAGTTGCATCTCTGCAACCCGGAATGCTGCTACAAGAATCCAGTCGTGTAGTTCCAGCTAATTTGCAATTAATCATCGGTATTGATCCCTCCCTCGCCGAAGAAACGAATGCGGCGACACAAGCGCTTTCCCAAATCAACCGTATTCAAGCCGTCGCAGCCAAATCGGGAAACGTACCATATCCCTCAGATGTGCAATATATCTTGAGTCGATTGACTGCTAATTATCGGCAACAATTACAACAACAAAATATATCGAATCTGCCAACAGTGGGTAGTATTGGTTTATTTACTAAAGGCTTAGAAATTATCCCCCAATCTTTTGGCAAACTAGGAGAAACAGCACCAGCAGCAGTTTCGCGGTTACAACCAATTATTAAATCTTTTTTGGCAGTTGCAATCATCAAAAAAACTTTAAATTCTACAACTTCAAAGCTGGATGTAGAAGTAGCAATGAGTTTAGTGGAACAACCCCAGCAACCTATTTATAAAACATCGACAATTAGAAGCAAAAATAATCCCAGTGCATCACAATCAGTTAGTTCACAGAGATTACCAGTAGCTAAACTATTTCAGTTGCAAGTTACCAACAACGAATCTACTCCAGTTTATTTAACAAGTTTGCTGATAGATTCTACAGGTGGGTTAGTAGTGGTTTTCCCCTATCAATGGCCTGCAACCGAAGAATCTACACTGTTAGCACCAAAAACAACTCGCACCATCGGCGATCCAAGACAACTGAAGCTGAAAGCTATCGATAAAGGTACAGGAGAAGCGCTAATAATTGTCAGTCGTTCTCCCCTGAAAAAAGCTGTCAAAACATTAGTAGCTTTAGCCGCAGAATTAAATCGTAGTTCCGGCCCAGTAGAGTTAAGAGAACCAGTAGAAGTCATGGGGGATTTACTAGATGATTTAAGTAGCGATCGCTCAGGTAGTGCCAGTACAGAAAAAGAAATTCGAGTAGCGGATATGGCAACTTTATCAATTGCTTTTGAAGTGGTTTAA
- a CDS encoding CHAT domain-containing protein has protein sequence MPKRYKLIKLVIFITLLTGFLPGETNLTTVSATPIAQTVTPQEADRIFKQGVEQYQAKQLQSAIGFWQQALTAYRSLKDSVGEATTLKNLSAVYIELADYPQAIAHLQQYLNLTQKLRDRQGEQAAIVTLGDIYLSQENYAKAVEFYQQGLKNIPPSQPNLEAAIILGNLAKAYRVLGQYNNAIELNQKALQISQILKDRKIAAKLLINLGNAYKSLGDYDLAFKTFQESLKIVQEIKDSTVESIALGNLGAAAADQQKYDQAIACHQQSLKISEAINDATGKASTLINLGSNYYSLGDRTKALSYYQQALEIAKTAKNHQLEAESLGGLGLIHEDLQQYSQAIQHQQQSLAIFQQIGDIAAQGMIFNNLGHAFFSASKLNDAELQLRSAIKLLDSLRLGLSDIYKVSIFDTQVFTYNLLQQILITAKKPEAALEVSEQGRARAFAELLTRKLNVNAVKPHSPVKSEAYSSSAATSPNIEKIRQIASQQNATIVEYTIIPDDDFKFRGKQRAREQELFIWVVQPNGKVNFRRQDLKFLWQTEYKSLANLVKNSRQFMGIDDGRGIFSTEVIFNQTSQKEQLQQLHKILISPIADLLPSNPTANVVFIPQESLFLVPFPALQAKNGKYLIEQHTILTAPSIHVLDLTRSLRERRNKNRGENTSIRDLQSSALIVGNPSPMPKLSKIQLKSLPNAEKEAQAIANLLQTTAMVGEQATERNILQELPKARLIHLATHGLLEYGGQNGTSYGQDLGIPGAIALAPDSQQDNGLLTADEIINLPLNAELVVLSACSTGQGRISGDGVIGLSRSFISAGTESVLVSLWSVPDQATAELMTEFYSQLQQNNHKAQSLRNAMLKLIKEYPDTPKNWAAFTLIGEAR, from the coding sequence ATGCCAAAGAGATATAAATTAATCAAACTAGTAATTTTTATCACTTTGCTAACAGGCTTTTTACCTGGGGAAACAAATTTGACAACTGTTTCTGCTACACCAATAGCCCAAACTGTTACTCCCCAGGAAGCCGATCGCATTTTTAAACAAGGTGTAGAACAGTATCAAGCCAAGCAATTACAATCTGCTATTGGGTTTTGGCAGCAAGCACTAACAGCTTATCGTAGCCTGAAAGACAGTGTAGGTGAAGCCACGACCCTAAAAAATCTGAGTGCGGTTTACATAGAACTGGCTGATTATCCGCAAGCGATCGCCCATTTACAACAATACTTGAATCTGACGCAAAAGTTGCGCGATCGCCAAGGTGAACAAGCGGCGATAGTAACTCTAGGAGACATCTATCTCAGCCAGGAAAACTATGCTAAAGCAGTGGAATTTTATCAACAGGGTTTAAAAAATATTCCCCCATCCCAGCCAAATTTAGAAGCAGCAATTATTCTCGGTAATTTAGCCAAGGCTTACAGAGTATTAGGTCAATATAATAATGCCATTGAATTAAATCAAAAAGCTTTGCAAATATCGCAGATATTAAAAGACCGCAAAATCGCAGCGAAGTTATTAATTAATCTGGGGAATGCTTACAAATCTTTGGGCGATTATGATCTGGCATTTAAAACTTTTCAAGAAAGTTTAAAGATTGTCCAAGAAATTAAAGATAGCACGGTGGAATCTATTGCTTTAGGAAATTTAGGTGCGGCGGCGGCTGATCAACAAAAGTACGATCAGGCAATTGCTTGTCATCAACAAAGCCTCAAAATTAGTGAAGCAATTAATGATGCTACGGGTAAAGCTAGCACTTTAATTAACTTAGGTTCTAATTATTATTCCTTAGGCGATCGCACCAAAGCCCTCAGCTATTATCAGCAGGCTTTAGAAATAGCTAAAACTGCCAAAAATCATCAACTTGAAGCCGAATCTTTAGGTGGTTTGGGATTAATTCACGAAGATTTACAACAGTATTCCCAGGCAATTCAACATCAACAACAAAGTTTAGCAATTTTCCAGCAGATTGGTGATATAGCAGCCCAAGGTATGATTTTTAATAATTTGGGACATGCCTTTTTTAGTGCTAGTAAATTAAATGATGCTGAATTACAATTGCGTTCGGCAATTAAACTCCTTGATAGTCTCCGTTTGGGACTGAGTGATATCTATAAAGTTTCGATTTTTGATACCCAAGTCTTTACTTATAATCTGTTACAACAAATTTTAATTACTGCTAAAAAACCAGAAGCAGCTTTAGAAGTTTCCGAACAAGGACGCGCCCGCGCTTTTGCGGAATTACTTACTAGAAAATTAAATGTCAATGCTGTTAAACCTCATTCACCTGTAAAATCAGAGGCTTATAGTTCATCAGCAGCTACTTCGCCTAATATAGAAAAAATTCGCCAAATTGCCAGTCAACAAAATGCCACAATTGTAGAGTATACTATCATTCCTGATGATGATTTTAAATTTCGTGGTAAACAAAGAGCTAGAGAACAAGAATTATTTATTTGGGTAGTGCAACCAAATGGTAAAGTTAATTTTCGTCGCCAAGATTTAAAATTTTTGTGGCAAACAGAATATAAGTCATTAGCCAACTTAGTTAAAAATAGTCGCCAATTTATGGGGATTGACGATGGTCGTGGTATTTTTTCTACAGAGGTAATTTTCAATCAAACCAGTCAAAAGGAGCAGTTACAACAACTGCATAAAATTTTAATTTCACCTATTGCAGATTTATTACCATCAAACCCCACCGCAAATGTTGTTTTTATCCCTCAAGAGTCTTTATTTTTAGTTCCCTTTCCAGCATTGCAAGCTAAAAATGGAAAATATTTGATTGAACAACATACTATTTTAACTGCACCTTCAATTCATGTACTAGATTTAACCAGAAGTTTGAGAGAAAGAAGAAATAAAAATAGAGGAGAAAATACTTCTATCAGAGACTTGCAATCATCAGCTTTGATTGTCGGTAATCCCTCACCCATGCCGAAATTATCTAAAATTCAGTTAAAATCGCTCCCAAATGCCGAGAAGGAAGCACAGGCGATCGCTAACTTGTTACAAACAACTGCAATGGTTGGTGAACAAGCCACCGAAAGAAACATTCTGCAAGAATTACCCAAGGCTAGACTGATACATTTAGCTACCCACGGCTTACTAGAATACGGTGGACAAAATGGTACCAGTTATGGGCAAGATTTGGGAATACCAGGTGCGATCGCGCTGGCTCCAGATTCACAACAAGATAACGGTTTATTGACAGCCGATGAAATTATCAATCTCCCACTGAATGCAGAATTAGTTGTTCTCAGTGCTTGCAGTACTGGACAAGGTAGAATTTCTGGTGATGGTGTGATTGGTCTATCTCGTTCATTTATTTCTGCGGGAACTGAAAGTGTGTTAGTCTCTTTGTGGTCTGTTCCCGATCAAGCTACAGCCGAGTTAATGACCGAATTTTATAGCCAGCTACAGCAAAATAATCATAAAGCCCAATCTTTGCGAAATGCTATGCTCAAGCTGATCAAAGAGTATCCTGACACTCCCAAAAATTGGGCGGCGTTTACTTTAATTGGAGAAGCAAGGTAA
- a CDS encoding acyltransferase, which yields MTFLSKILLFFPTLILILTGAAIVYLAYSPSIFSILAVLFTLYGLPVLIYRLHQWVYPVQEGISYLRGNSYSPWWGSHQIQVIYIAIPVLEAILRLIPGAFSFWLRLWGAKVGRDVYWTPGLEIADRGLIEIGDRVIMGHRITISSHIIKPRKQDLMLYVKKVKIGNDVFVGAGCVLVPGVAISDGTFVPAGTNIYPNQQVDNL from the coding sequence ATGACATTTTTAAGTAAAATTCTCTTATTTTTTCCTACCCTGATATTAATACTAACTGGGGCTGCTATCGTCTACCTTGCCTATTCACCCAGCATCTTCAGCATTTTGGCAGTGTTATTTACTCTTTATGGATTACCTGTGCTAATTTACCGCTTACATCAATGGGTATATCCTGTGCAGGAGGGTATTAGTTATTTACGCGGTAACTCATATAGTCCTTGGTGGGGTAGTCATCAAATTCAGGTAATTTATATTGCAATTCCTGTATTGGAAGCAATATTGCGATTGATTCCAGGCGCATTTTCGTTTTGGTTACGATTATGGGGCGCTAAAGTAGGGCGAGATGTTTACTGGACACCAGGATTAGAAATTGCCGATCGCGGTTTAATTGAAATAGGCGATCGCGTAATTATGGGACATCGTATCACTATCTCTTCCCATATCATCAAACCCCGCAAACAAGACTTAATGTTGTATGTCAAGAAAGTCAAAATTGGTAACGATGTATTTGTGGGTGCTGGATGCGTTCTTGTTCCTGGTGTAGCCATTAGCGATGGTACATTTGTTCCGGCTGGGACAAACATTTATCCTAATCAGCAGGTGGATAATTTGTAA
- a CDS encoding sterol desaturase family protein, with amino-acid sequence MHNLSQILIFVTFIVLLGWTINNQFGRTQLKSKSHEDWLLDTVSLMIQGIVIPLLQATLVYGIYHYLFPQFQGILEIAPILAFIISFILVDYLYYWNHRLLHSNFLWSVHQVHHTVTQMDVLGTSRNTLWTSLLIIYLWIHTLFLYLLSDPTAYLLGVSLTSALDLWRHSRLIIDENSWLYRFVFPWLILPQDHAWHHCSEVFNCNYGANLKLWDKFHKTYYESKDLPSALGIFTSLSLSQKLLWPFS; translated from the coding sequence ATGCATAACTTATCACAAATTCTCATTTTTGTTACATTTATTGTTTTGCTTGGATGGACAATTAATAATCAATTCGGGCGAACTCAACTCAAATCAAAAAGTCATGAGGATTGGCTTTTAGATACTGTCAGCTTAATGATTCAAGGAATTGTGATTCCTTTATTACAGGCTACTTTAGTTTATGGAATTTACCATTACTTATTCCCCCAATTCCAAGGGATTTTAGAAATAGCACCTATTTTAGCTTTTATTATTAGTTTTATTTTAGTTGATTATTTATATTATTGGAATCATCGATTATTACATAGTAACTTTTTATGGTCAGTCCATCAAGTACATCATACTGTGACACAGATGGATGTATTAGGTACTTCTCGTAATACGCTGTGGACAAGTTTGCTAATTATTTATTTATGGATACACACTTTATTTTTGTATCTTCTATCCGATCCCACGGCTTATTTACTAGGGGTTAGTCTAACTTCTGCCTTAGATTTATGGCGACATAGCCGCTTGATAATTGATGAAAATAGCTGGCTCTATCGATTTGTATTTCCTTGGTTAATTTTACCCCAGGATCATGCATGGCATCATTGCAGCGAAGTGTTTAATTGCAATTATGGGGCTAATTTGAAATTGTGGGACAAGTTCCATAAAACTTATTATGAAAGCAAAGATTTACCATCAGCGCTCGGAATTTTTACTTCTTTATCATTAAGCCAAAAACTTTTATGGCCATTTTCATAA
- a CDS encoding aromatic ring-hydroxylating oxygenase subunit alpha, with product MQFADFWYIVALTEQLPPNKVLARTVLGEWLAIFRGEDGQPVALRDRCLHRSSRLSTGKVCKGALQCPYHGWVYDENGKVIAVPAEGEDFTPSQQRQAKRYATKEQDGYIYVRLAETPSEEFQPFSMPYYGEAGWETVRVINRFANNVTNCAENFIDIPHTAFVHPGVFRTSRQQKLEMTVERENGAVLVEYRHETSNLGWYSRFLNRDAAEIQHCDRFYMPNITSVEYQMGRDRHLFITSQSIPEGDHSTLVYTDVTYNYGIWNKLARPLVWWTAQHIIRQDIEILGIQGEAIAKYGTQFSNTPADTIHVFVESIRTAISRGEDPRLLPNQSVKVRFWV from the coding sequence ATGCAATTTGCAGATTTTTGGTATATTGTCGCACTCACTGAGCAACTACCACCAAACAAGGTATTAGCAAGAACCGTTTTAGGCGAGTGGTTAGCGATATTTCGTGGCGAAGATGGACAACCTGTAGCGTTGCGCGATCGCTGTTTGCATCGCAGTAGTCGTCTCTCAACTGGTAAAGTCTGTAAAGGTGCTTTGCAATGTCCTTATCATGGTTGGGTATATGATGAAAATGGCAAGGTGATTGCAGTTCCGGCTGAGGGAGAGGATTTCACACCTTCGCAGCAGCGTCAAGCCAAGCGTTACGCTACTAAAGAACAGGATGGTTATATATATGTGCGGTTAGCGGAGACTCCCAGCGAAGAGTTTCAGCCATTTTCCATGCCATATTATGGAGAAGCTGGTTGGGAGACGGTGCGGGTAATTAATCGTTTTGCTAACAACGTGACTAATTGTGCAGAGAATTTTATTGATATTCCCCACACAGCTTTTGTACATCCTGGAGTATTCCGTACCTCTCGCCAACAAAAGTTAGAAATGACTGTGGAAAGGGAAAATGGTGCAGTTTTGGTAGAGTATCGCCATGAAACCAGTAATTTAGGCTGGTATAGCCGTTTTCTGAATCGAGATGCTGCAGAGATTCAACATTGCGATCGCTTTTATATGCCCAATATTACCTCTGTGGAATATCAAATGGGACGCGATCGCCATTTGTTTATTACCAGTCAATCTATCCCAGAAGGCGATCATTCAACCTTAGTTTATACAGATGTCACTTACAACTATGGCATCTGGAACAAATTAGCACGTCCTTTGGTGTGGTGGACGGCTCAACATATTATCCGCCAGGACATTGAAATTTTAGGGATTCAGGGAGAAGCGATCGCAAAATATGGTACACAATTTTCTAACACTCCTGCGGACACAATTCATGTATTTGTAGAGTCAATTAGAACAGCAATTTCTCGTGGAGAAGACCCGAGATTATTACCTAATCAATCGGTAAAGGTAAGATTTTGGGTTTGA